The following nucleotide sequence is from Saccharothrix texasensis.
CCAGGACCAGCGGTGTGCCGAGACACGCTGGAGGTTCCGAAGCAGGCGGCAACCCGGACGAGCGTTCAGATGATCCGTGAGCTCTTTCCATCGTGGTTGACGGCGGCTTTCGAGGTGGTGCCAGGACGAGGGTGGCCGCGACGATCGCGGTCGCCCGGTGTGGGCAGCAGCGCAACTCGGCTGCGGGCATCGGCGGCGCGGGCGGCCCGACGGCGGGAGTTGATCCTGCTGATCGACCGCGGTCACGCGGAAACACTCAGGGCCTGGGCGCGCAGCCACGCCGCCGCGTGCCGGGGTCCGACCGGAGCGCGGCGCGGATGCCCTGCGCGCCGAACGGGTCGAAGTGTCGACTCCTCCGGCATCGCGACGGCGTCACGCGCCGGTAACGCCTCGTGGAACACGCTGTGGTCATCCGAATTCCATAGACGACGCGGAGGACGACATGCGAACTCGACAGCTGTACCCGATCCTGGCAGCAGGCGCTTTGGTCCTGGGCGGTTTCGCGGGGGCCGGCGTCGCCTCGGCGGCGGTCCCGTGCACCATCGGTCCCAACGTGACGCAGAACGACACCACCGTGTTCGGTTCCAGCGGGAACGACACGATCGACTGCACCAGCGCCAACCCCGGCAAGACCATTTACGGCAACGGAGGCAACGACACCCTCACCGGCACCGCCTACATCGACAAGATCTACGGCGGCGACGGCGACGACACCCTCACCGGCCAGGTCGGGAACGACATGCTCTACGGGGACCTCGGCACGGACACGCTGAACGGTTCCGCGGGCAACGACACGCTCAGCGGTCCGGGCACCGATGCCGCTCAGGACACCCTCAACGGCGGTGACAACACCGATTCCTGCGGACCCGTCGGAGTGCCGCCGGACCTCCGCAGCAGCTGCGAGTCGTAGCGCTCGGGCGCCTCCGAGATGACCCGCGACCACGATCGACCATCGACGACCCGGCCCTGGAAGGGACCGGGTCGTTGCTCGTGTCGTCCGAGGGTTCCGGGAACGAACCCCCGAACGGGTGGTTTGAGGGACGGGACAACCTGTCTCACGCATGACGGATTCGAGCGGTGGCAAGGGTTTTCCCTGCGAGTGGGACCGCTCGCCGTGCCCACGCTGTAACCTGGTAGGCAGGAGCAGGACGTCAGTCGACGGTTCCACCGCAGCCGGCTCCGACTCGGTCGCGAGCGCGCGGGCTCCGCGCACACCGTGCAAGTCACAGCGGGAAGGTCTTCCGTGATCGTTCTTCCGGACCTGTTCGGCGCAACCTCGACACCGGGCTCATGACCTCACTCGCAGCGCCGGGAGCGCGCTTGGCGCCCCAGGGGCACCAAGCGGGTTTGCGGATAGCGCTCCTTGACGGATTCCGGCTCATCGGGGGAGCCGAGGCCATTCCGGTGCCGGGCGGGGCCGAGCGCCTGCTGGCGTTCATGGCCATGCGCCGGCGGGCGGTGGGGCGACTGTCCGTGGCGAGCTCACTGTGGGCGGACGCCACCGAAGGCCACGCCTACGCGGCCCTGCGGTCGACGTTGATCCGCATGAACCGCGCCTGCCGGGACACGCTGCTGGTCACCCCGTCGAGCTTGGAGCTCGCGCCCGGTGTCTCGGTCGACCTGCGCGAAGCCCAGGCGCTCGCCCATCGCCTGCTCGAAGCCGGTCCGCACGACGCGGGGGACCTGAGCGTCGAGTCGGTCGCCACCCTGTCGTCGGAACTGCTGCCGCTCTGGTACGACGACTGGCTCGCCTTCGAGGTCGAGGACTGGCGTCAGCTCCGGCTCCACGCGTTGGAGGCGGTGGTGGACGGCCTGGTGCAGGCGAGGCGGTTCGGTGACGCCACGGCGGCCGCGGGTGTGGTCGTGCGTGCCGACCCGTTGCGGGAGAGCGCGCAGACCGCCCTCATCCGCGTCCACCTGGCCGAGGGCAACCAGTCGGAGGCGGTGCACGCGTTCGACCGGTTCAGCCGCCTCCTCCACGTGGACCTGGGGCTGGAGCCCACCCCGCAGCTCCGAGACCTGGTCGGACGCCACGTGAGGTCACAGCGCGGCGGGCTTCACCGGTAGGCGTCCGGTCAGCGTCGGAGCGTCTTGGTGTGGACGGACGTCCTGAGGAGCTCCGGGGTGTCGATGTCGCCGACGATCACGTCGTGAGCGACGCTGCTCAGTTTGATGTTGTGTCCACGGGCGTAGCCGCGCAGCGCGGTGAACGCGGTGTCCATGTCGACCTGGAGG
It contains:
- a CDS encoding calcium-binding protein, coding for MRTRQLYPILAAGALVLGGFAGAGVASAAVPCTIGPNVTQNDTTVFGSSGNDTIDCTSANPGKTIYGNGGNDTLTGTAYIDKIYGGDGDDTLTGQVGNDMLYGDLGTDTLNGSAGNDTLSGPGTDAAQDTLNGGDNTDSCGPVGVPPDLRSSCES
- a CDS encoding AfsR/SARP family transcriptional regulator, which codes for MPGGAERLLAFMAMRRRAVGRLSVASSLWADATEGHAYAALRSTLIRMNRACRDTLLVTPSSLELAPGVSVDLREAQALAHRLLEAGPHDAGDLSVESVATLSSELLPLWYDDWLAFEVEDWRQLRLHALEAVVDGLVQARRFGDATAAAGVVVRADPLRESAQTALIRVHLAEGNQSEAVHAFDRFSRLLHVDLGLEPTPQLRDLVGRHVRSQRGGLHR